From a region of the Paramagnetospirillum magnetotacticum MS-1 genome:
- a CDS encoding asparagine synthetase B family protein, which yields MCGIAATIGLSDATAFTSLFGAIGHRGPDESGIRESGDIRIGMHRLAIVGRMGDSVPLIGADGLVLAFNGEIYNHQALRADFPDYPFAGQSDAEVLFPLLKRHGLGGLDRLRGMFAFVLTDMESGEFLAVRDPFGIKPLYYAETGGGFAFASEMKAFAAMGITPRFLPPGHLLTRHGLRRWYRVPGRFRLSRRPNLRALLERAVASHLPPEGPCGVFLSGGLDSSLVAALAARSRPDMVAYSVVLPGSPDEEPAALMAAHLGIRHKVLRATADDIRAALPEVIGALESFNPIMVRNAVPLYLLSKMAAKDCKVVLGGDGADELFAGYDYLSRVPRRFWPQAMDYGFSNLHRTELQRVDRMTMAHGLELRVPFLDREVAEAAVNLPLSAKFGIKDGTPMPKLALREAAEGLLPPSIQWRRKLPLADGSGFGGLDLGAGRDKADPVPGWDVGDEDAVAFFPLWRVRFPLARPDSAIWRDCGRYHDFEECHGRPLLELFRR from the coding sequence ATGTGCGGTATCGCCGCCACCATCGGCCTTAGCGACGCCACGGCCTTTACCAGCCTGTTCGGCGCCATCGGCCATCGCGGCCCCGACGAGAGCGGCATCCGCGAAAGCGGGGACATCCGCATCGGCATGCATCGTCTGGCCATCGTCGGGCGCATGGGCGATTCCGTCCCGCTGATCGGAGCCGATGGTCTGGTCCTGGCCTTCAACGGCGAGATCTACAATCACCAAGCCCTGCGGGCGGATTTTCCCGATTACCCCTTTGCCGGTCAATCGGATGCCGAGGTGCTGTTCCCGCTTCTCAAGCGCCACGGCCTGGGCGGTCTTGACCGATTGCGCGGCATGTTCGCCTTCGTGCTGACCGATATGGAGAGCGGCGAATTCCTGGCGGTGCGTGATCCCTTCGGCATCAAACCGCTATATTACGCCGAGACCGGCGGCGGCTTTGCCTTTGCCTCGGAGATGAAGGCCTTCGCCGCCATGGGCATCACGCCGCGCTTCCTGCCGCCGGGCCATCTGCTGACCCGCCATGGGCTGAGGCGGTGGTATCGGGTTCCCGGTCGTTTCCGACTGTCCCGGCGCCCCAATCTTCGCGCATTGCTGGAGCGGGCCGTGGCCTCCCATCTGCCTCCTGAAGGCCCCTGCGGCGTGTTTCTCAGCGGGGGGCTGGACAGCTCTCTGGTCGCCGCTTTGGCCGCGCGGTCGCGGCCCGATATGGTCGCTTACAGCGTGGTCCTGCCCGGTTCTCCCGATGAGGAGCCCGCCGCCCTGATGGCCGCCCATCTGGGCATCCGGCACAAGGTGCTGCGGGCGACTGCGGATGATATCCGCGCCGCTCTGCCTGAAGTGATCGGGGCGCTGGAAAGCTTCAATCCCATCATGGTGCGCAACGCCGTTCCCCTTTATCTGCTGTCCAAGATGGCGGCCAAGGATTGCAAGGTGGTGCTGGGCGGCGATGGGGCCGACGAATTGTTCGCAGGCTACGACTATCTGTCCCGGGTGCCGCGCCGGTTCTGGCCCCAGGCCATGGATTACGGCTTCAGCAATCTGCATCGCACCGAGTTGCAGCGGGTGGACCGCATGACCATGGCCCATGGTCTGGAGTTGCGGGTGCCCTTCCTGGACCGCGAGGTGGCGGAAGCGGCCGTCAACCTGCCCCTTTCCGCCAAGTTCGGGATCAAGGACGGCACCCCCATGCCGAAGCTGGCGCTGCGCGAGGCTGCCGAAGGATTGCTGCCGCCTTCCATCCAGTGGCGCCGCAAGCTTCCCCTGGCCGATGGCAGCGGTTTCGGCGGCCTGGATCTGGGAGCGGGGCGGGACAAGGCGGATCCGGTTCCTGGTTGGGATGTGGGGGACGAGGATGCAGTGGCGTTCTTCCCCCTCTGGCGGGTCCGCTTTCCCCTTGCCCGTCCGGACAGCGCCATCTGGAGGGATTGCGGCCGTTACCACGATTTCGAGGAATGCCATGGACGCCCGCTGCTCGAACTCTTTCGCCGCTAA
- a CDS encoding PqqD family protein — MSVDLRDILNDLIAKDRLPALAISANGFAFDPRSGQSFTVNHTGIATVELLLANNSIDATVDELARQYDVPEDVVLGAVEVFIRQLARYLT, encoded by the coding sequence ATGTCCGTGGATCTGCGCGACATATTGAATGATTTGATCGCCAAGGACCGCCTGCCGGCCCTGGCCATCAGCGCCAACGGCTTTGCCTTCGATCCCCGCTCGGGCCAGAGCTTCACCGTCAATCACACCGGTATCGCCACCGTGGAATTGCTGCTGGCCAACAATTCCATTGATGCCACCGTTGACGAGTTGGCCCGTCAGTACGACGTACCTGAAGACGTTGTTCTCGGGGCCGTCGAAGTCTTCATCCGTCAGCTTGCCCGGTATCTGACATGA
- a CDS encoding alpha/beta hydrolase: MRRASLFRRTKAWLLTATLVCLGGCAGDAFVAVPHKAEYLAHQAGWSYAMVEASPFLLAAAVSPATGSGAALTVYLEGDGLAFLGPHTVSADPTPTDPLTLRLALAHPGGPVAWLARPCQYGMKPPCHPAYWTSHRYAPEVVAGVGAAIDRIKARVKAERIVLVGYSGGGALAVLVAAARSDVSALVTVAANLDLALWTRLQGLTPLTPSLDPAAMAGRVAHIPQVHLTGGRDEVVPAEVGRAFVSRANAQGRARLLPVEKFGHVCCWAEEWPNLAAAQTLAALPDWRQGR, translated from the coding sequence ATGAGACGCGCATCTCTTTTCCGCCGCACCAAGGCCTGGCTCCTGACGGCGACGCTCGTCTGCCTCGGCGGCTGCGCCGGTGACGCTTTCGTCGCGGTCCCGCACAAGGCCGAGTACCTCGCCCATCAGGCGGGCTGGAGCTATGCAATGGTGGAGGCATCACCCTTCTTGCTGGCCGCGGCCGTTTCGCCCGCCACCGGAAGCGGAGCGGCCCTGACCGTCTATCTTGAGGGCGACGGCCTTGCCTTTCTCGGCCCTCACACCGTCTCCGCCGACCCCACCCCCACGGACCCGCTGACCCTGCGTCTGGCCCTGGCCCATCCCGGCGGGCCGGTCGCCTGGCTGGCCAGGCCGTGTCAGTACGGCATGAAGCCCCCCTGCCACCCTGCCTACTGGACCTCGCACCGTTATGCCCCGGAAGTGGTGGCGGGCGTCGGCGCGGCCATCGACCGGATCAAGGCACGGGTGAAGGCCGAGCGGATTGTCCTGGTCGGCTATTCCGGGGGCGGAGCTCTGGCGGTTCTGGTGGCGGCGGCGCGCAGCGATGTCAGCGCCCTGGTCACCGTGGCCGCCAATCTGGACCTCGCCCTGTGGACCAGACTTCAGGGGCTGACACCTCTGACACCCTCCCTCGATCCCGCGGCCATGGCCGGGCGCGTCGCGCATATCCCGCAGGTCCATCTCACGGGCGGGCGCGACGAGGTGGTTCCCGCCGAGGTGGGCCGCGCCTTCGTCTCGCGCGCCAATGCCCAGGGCCGGGCCCGCCTGCTGCCGGTGGAGAAATTCGGGCATGTGTGCTGCTGGGCCGAGGAATGGCCCAATCTGGCCGCGGCCCAGACCCTTGCCGCCCTGCCGGATTGGCGGCAGGGACGCTAA
- a CDS encoding alanine racemase — MSKETGSRRGWEPPYITPHRHDNSKFGRRAARDNCWEQIDGVDVEYLMSRYGSPLFIASERRLRENVRRVRGAFERHYRPVVHGWSYKTNYTSAICRILHQEGSWAEVVSAFEYEKARSLGVPGNRIIFNGPNKPRAILERAIAEGARLHVDHLDELELIERIAREKGEVVPVTLRLNFNTGYTDPWSRFGFNLESGQAHSAASRIKRSAHLRLTGLHSHIGTFILETRAYAEQVRLMCNFMKTVEADGECVIDAIDIGGGLPSRNALQGIYLPPEQAVPAVEEYGAAVCSALEECLADRVGPHPTLFIESGRAVVDDAVSLASTVVGTKRLPDGRAAAVLDAGINSMLTALWYHHPVKLTKPKAGDSADTVLYGPMCMNIDVMRHTVQLPPLSVGDCLVFNPVGAYNNTQWLQFIEYRPAVVLIHSDGEHSVIREAETIEDMNRHDRLPTHLQSPVDLP, encoded by the coding sequence ATGTCCAAGGAAACGGGCAGCCGGCGGGGCTGGGAGCCGCCCTATATCACGCCGCACCGCCATGACAATTCCAAATTCGGCCGCCGCGCGGCGCGCGACAATTGCTGGGAACAGATCGACGGCGTCGATGTGGAATACCTGATGTCGCGCTACGGTTCGCCGCTGTTCATCGCCTCGGAGCGCCGCCTGCGCGAGAATGTGCGCCGGGTCAGGGGCGCTTTCGAGCGGCATTACCGCCCGGTGGTGCACGGCTGGTCCTACAAGACCAATTACACCAGCGCCATCTGCCGCATTTTGCATCAGGAAGGCTCGTGGGCCGAAGTGGTCTCGGCCTTCGAATACGAGAAGGCGCGCTCGCTTGGCGTTCCCGGCAACCGCATCATCTTCAACGGCCCCAACAAGCCCCGCGCCATTCTGGAACGCGCCATCGCGGAAGGCGCCCGGCTGCATGTGGACCATCTGGACGAACTGGAACTGATCGAGCGCATCGCGCGAGAAAAGGGCGAGGTGGTGCCGGTGACGCTGCGGCTCAACTTCAATACCGGCTATACCGATCCGTGGAGCCGCTTCGGCTTCAACCTGGAATCGGGACAGGCCCACAGCGCCGCCTCCCGCATCAAGCGCAGCGCCCATCTGAGGCTGACCGGCCTGCACAGCCATATCGGCACCTTCATCCTCGAGACCCGCGCCTATGCCGAGCAGGTGCGCCTCATGTGCAACTTCATGAAGACGGTCGAGGCCGATGGCGAATGCGTCATCGATGCCATCGATATCGGTGGCGGGCTGCCGTCCCGCAATGCGCTGCAAGGCATCTATCTGCCGCCCGAACAGGCGGTCCCGGCGGTGGAGGAATACGGCGCCGCCGTGTGCTCCGCCCTGGAGGAATGTCTGGCCGACCGGGTCGGTCCCCATCCTACCTTGTTCATCGAAAGCGGCCGCGCCGTGGTCGATGACGCCGTGTCCCTGGCGTCCACCGTGGTCGGCACCAAGCGCCTGCCCGACGGGCGGGCGGCGGCCGTCCTCGACGCTGGCATCAATTCCATGCTGACGGCGTTGTGGTACCACCATCCGGTCAAGCTGACCAAGCCCAAGGCGGGCGATTCCGCCGATACCGTCCTCTACGGCCCCATGTGCATGAATATCGACGTCATGCGCCATACCGTGCAATTGCCGCCGCTGTCGGTGGGCGATTGCCTGGTCTTCAATCCGGTGGGCGCCTACAACAACACCCAGTGGCTGCAATTCATCGAATACCGTCCGGCGGTGGTGCTGATCCATTCCGACGGCGAGCATTCGGTGATCCGCGAGGCCGAAACCATCGAGGATATGAACCGGCACGACAGGCTGCCCACCCATCTGCAGTCTCCGGTCGATCTGCCATGA
- a CDS encoding urea transporter, with amino-acid sequence MTVPRGDNPERRAAIEVKCQAPAERPLFKFVHDLVYGYGSFMFFTRPSANLLLVACTMMRPWVGLLGMLAGISTLLWRRWLGLSLVAAGGLEVVNGILAGLLVGYFFAPDWRAMALGLCAGPFAVLVSAWMGDGLRRANLPLLSGSFVVVGAGLLAVGRAMALPFAPPPVLVPVEWMPAPVYEFLRALGGIYLTRTVEGGAFVLAALALSSRTLVLLAVMAHAIAQITLLGLGIPAGSLAGSSAASAAIMAAIMTGGLFTAPGARAAGVAGFSALCATVAALSLYNALFFMALPPLSLPFLVVTWLVMLTLRPEHGAAWNRYWLAPSLPERSLERARQAEARGLSPHSVGLRAPFFGRWDVYQSFDGPHTHQGPWRHALDFHRMVDGHAYRGDGAQLADFYCFGQIVRSPAWGQVVALRADLADNAPGEVDPVNCWGNYVLIAIGNDNYVLVAHLRQGSVSVALGETLVPGHPLGQCGNSGRSPQPHIHLHVQVGMALGSPTRPFHLSGICIDHRFVLDGIPAEREKVAVPHVSEALKRSLHYQIGQRLAYGCADGTELVLEVDLGPTNTFGLVAGSGARILLAETDNLLALYERFGARDRLFDAFVLAAGLTPLIDIEAEWSDAPPARLLPLPPPLRAMRWLLPGLIGAKSHYRRDWDAETQAWQQSGTHCLTLAGRVVWQCRSGALITEGGGIVGFSLDAPGMAIQARLTRLGFKSDTGVEGWEQPVARAS; translated from the coding sequence ATGACCGTTCCGCGCGGGGATAACCCCGAGCGCCGGGCCGCGATCGAGGTGAAATGTCAGGCACCGGCCGAACGGCCGCTGTTCAAGTTCGTGCATGATCTGGTCTATGGCTACGGCTCGTTCATGTTCTTTACCCGCCCCTCGGCCAATCTGCTGCTGGTGGCCTGCACCATGATGCGGCCCTGGGTGGGATTGCTCGGCATGCTGGCTGGGATCTCCACCTTGCTGTGGCGGCGCTGGCTGGGGCTGTCCCTGGTCGCCGCGGGTGGCCTTGAAGTGGTCAACGGCATTCTGGCCGGGCTGCTGGTGGGCTATTTCTTCGCACCCGACTGGCGGGCCATGGCGCTGGGCCTGTGCGCGGGGCCCTTCGCCGTGCTGGTGTCGGCCTGGATGGGCGATGGGCTGCGCCGGGCCAATCTGCCGCTGCTGTCGGGGTCCTTCGTCGTGGTCGGAGCGGGCTTGCTGGCCGTCGGCAGGGCCATGGCCCTGCCTTTCGCGCCGCCGCCGGTTCTGGTTCCCGTGGAGTGGATGCCCGCGCCCGTCTACGAGTTCCTGCGCGCCCTGGGCGGCATTTATCTCACCCGTACGGTGGAAGGGGGCGCCTTCGTCCTGGCCGCGCTGGCCCTGTCGTCGCGCACCTTGGTGCTGCTGGCGGTGATGGCCCATGCCATCGCCCAGATCACCCTGCTGGGCCTGGGCATTCCCGCAGGCAGTCTGGCAGGCAGTTCGGCGGCCAGCGCCGCCATCATGGCCGCCATCATGACCGGCGGATTGTTCACGGCGCCCGGCGCGCGCGCCGCCGGTGTCGCGGGTTTTTCCGCCCTATGCGCCACCGTGGCGGCTTTGTCGCTTTACAACGCCCTGTTCTTCATGGCCCTGCCGCCGCTATCCCTGCCGTTCCTGGTGGTCACCTGGCTGGTGATGCTGACCCTGCGGCCCGAGCATGGCGCGGCCTGGAACCGCTACTGGCTGGCGCCCTCCCTGCCCGAACGCAGCCTGGAGCGGGCCCGTCAGGCCGAGGCGCGGGGCCTGTCGCCCCATAGCGTCGGCCTGCGCGCACCGTTCTTCGGCCGTTGGGATGTCTATCAAAGCTTCGACGGCCCCCATACCCATCAGGGGCCCTGGCGTCACGCGCTCGACTTCCACCGCATGGTCGATGGTCATGCCTATCGCGGCGATGGGGCGCAGCTTGCCGACTTCTACTGTTTCGGCCAGATCGTCCGCTCGCCCGCCTGGGGGCAGGTGGTGGCTCTTCGCGCCGATCTTGCCGACAATGCGCCGGGCGAGGTAGACCCGGTCAATTGCTGGGGCAATTACGTTTTGATCGCCATCGGCAATGACAATTACGTCCTGGTCGCCCATCTGCGCCAGGGCAGTGTCAGCGTTGCATTGGGAGAGACGCTCGTCCCCGGCCACCCTCTCGGCCAGTGCGGCAATTCCGGGCGTTCGCCCCAGCCGCATATCCATCTGCATGTCCAGGTGGGCATGGCATTGGGCAGCCCTACCCGGCCTTTCCATCTCAGCGGCATCTGCATCGATCACCGCTTCGTCCTGGACGGCATCCCCGCCGAGCGCGAGAAGGTGGCGGTGCCCCATGTCAGCGAGGCCCTGAAGCGCTCGCTGCATTACCAGATCGGGCAGCGGCTGGCCTATGGCTGCGCCGATGGGACGGAACTGGTGCTGGAAGTCGATCTCGGCCCCACCAACACCTTCGGTCTGGTGGCGGGCAGCGGCGCCCGCATCCTGCTGGCCGAGACCGACAATCTGCTGGCGCTTTACGAGCGGTTCGGCGCGCGCGACCGGCTGTTCGACGCTTTCGTCCTGGCGGCGGGGCTGACCCCGCTGATCGATATCGAGGCCGAATGGTCGGATGCTCCGCCCGCCCGCCTGCTGCCATTGCCGCCGCCGTTGCGGGCCATGCGCTGGCTGCTGCCCGGCCTGATCGGCGCCAAGAGCCATTACCGCCGCGACTGGGACGCCGAAACCCAGGCCTGGCAGCAATCGGGCACCCATTGCCTAACCCTGGCCGGGCGGGTCGTGTGGCAGTGCCGAAGCGGAGCCCTGATCACCGAGGGCGGCGGCATCGTCGGCTTCTCGCTGGACGCCCCCGGCATGGCCATTCAGGCCCGGCTGACCCGTCTGGGCTTCAAGAGCGATACCGGCGTCGAAGGGTGGGAACAGCCCGTGGCGCGGGCGTCGTAA
- a CDS encoding autotransporter outer membrane beta-barrel domain-containing protein yields MMGNLVGGMIGGRVAQAVGGAMGGGAGMPGGPGGGAPGGPGGPGGGNVGSGPQTSLDESDTSVTGMSAGSLPATIGLWVNAGQTWLDGDQVNNDYYGTIKTAMTGADVTINGKYILGLSAGIGREATKIRYSNIDITGQTGTVAPYAAYIINDIFYVDMSGGVSRVLYHEQSNSQKGDYTGLRYFTGANLNAAKTFGSWSLSTNIGYLYSAEKVRMYTTNTGYVVNETKSRTGQIRSTSKAGYTYLTSWGWLYPFASVRLEYDANKTGATPIDTAGTMAANSLFGTTFGAGTSVGIGANSTFTVEGTTTEFREHSSVYGLTGTFRYKF; encoded by the coding sequence ATGATGGGTAATCTTGTCGGCGGCATGATCGGTGGCCGTGTGGCCCAGGCCGTGGGCGGCGCCATGGGCGGCGGCGCTGGCATGCCCGGCGGTCCCGGTGGTGGTGCTCCTGGTGGCCCCGGTGGTCCGGGTGGTGGCAACGTCGGCAGCGGACCTCAGACCAGTCTTGATGAGTCCGACACCTCTGTGACCGGCATGTCGGCGGGTAGCCTTCCCGCCACCATCGGCCTGTGGGTCAACGCCGGACAGACCTGGCTGGATGGCGATCAGGTCAACAACGACTATTACGGCACCATCAAGACGGCCATGACCGGCGCCGACGTTACCATCAACGGCAAGTATATCCTGGGTCTGTCAGCCGGTATCGGCCGCGAGGCCACCAAGATCCGCTATTCCAATATCGACATCACCGGGCAGACCGGCACCGTGGCACCCTATGCCGCCTATATCATCAATGACATCTTCTATGTGGATATGTCGGGCGGCGTCAGCCGAGTGCTGTATCATGAGCAGTCGAATTCCCAGAAGGGCGACTATACCGGCCTGCGCTACTTCACCGGCGCCAATCTGAATGCCGCCAAGACGTTCGGCTCCTGGTCGCTCAGCACCAATATCGGCTATCTCTATTCGGCCGAAAAGGTGCGGATGTACACCACCAATACCGGCTATGTGGTGAACGAGACCAAGTCGCGCACCGGCCAGATCCGCAGCACCAGCAAGGCGGGCTACACCTATCTGACCTCCTGGGGCTGGCTGTATCCCTTCGCCTCGGTCCGTCTGGAATATGACGCCAACAAGACCGGCGCCACCCCCATCGACACCGCTGGCACCATGGCCGCCAACAGCCTGTTCGGAACCACGTTCGGGGCGGGAACCAGTGTCGGAATCGGCGCCAACAGCACCTTCACCGTGGAAGGGACGACGACGGAATTCCGCGAGCATTCCTCCGTCTACGGCTTGACGGGCACGTTCCGTTACAAGTTCTGA
- a CDS encoding sensor domain-containing diguanylate cyclase: protein MKRAVDRDAIRQALSRHDLFEGLAVEALDEVAALGHIVTLRPGQVLFRKGDPGDFLFCVLEGQIQIGVETATGDVHHMNLLPPGTVFGEIALLDDLPRSADAYAVERTCVFTINRNDFHALLLAEPRLHQPIIRLLCERVRWTSAMVEAKSHIEMELRKLTSAVEHSPNLVLITDIAGRIEYVNRKFTAVTGWQPEEVIGKTTSLFKSGLTPPSTYQDLWRTILDGGEWHGEFCNRRKDGSLYWEKCSIAPVRSPTGLLTHFVALKEDVTETKRLQEELTRLASQDSLTGIANRRHFLERAHTEIIRAGRAKTPLAVLMLDVDHFKKINDEYGHAAGDAALKALADTCRSTLRETDLFGRLGGEEFGILFPGDDLNAATEAAERLRLAIAATKITIGGATIAITASLGLSLLQDGEKSIDAALSRADQALYVAKQAGRNRLEISG from the coding sequence GTGAAGCGCGCCGTGGACCGTGACGCCATCCGCCAGGCCTTGAGCCGCCATGACCTGTTCGAGGGTCTGGCGGTCGAGGCGCTGGACGAGGTTGCCGCATTGGGCCACATCGTTACCTTGCGGCCGGGGCAGGTCCTGTTCCGCAAGGGAGATCCCGGCGATTTTCTGTTCTGCGTCCTGGAGGGTCAGATTCAGATCGGGGTCGAGACCGCCACGGGCGACGTCCACCACATGAACCTGCTGCCACCAGGCACCGTGTTCGGCGAAATCGCCCTGCTCGACGACCTGCCCCGCAGCGCCGATGCCTACGCCGTCGAGCGGACCTGCGTCTTCACCATCAACCGGAACGACTTCCACGCCCTTCTCCTGGCCGAGCCCCGGCTGCATCAGCCGATCATCCGCCTGTTGTGCGAGCGGGTCCGCTGGACCAGCGCCATGGTCGAGGCCAAGAGCCATATCGAGATGGAACTGCGCAAACTGACCAGCGCCGTCGAACACAGCCCCAATCTCGTCCTGATCACCGATATCGCCGGTCGGATCGAATATGTGAACCGCAAGTTCACCGCCGTCACCGGCTGGCAGCCCGAAGAGGTGATCGGGAAAACCACCAGCCTGTTCAAATCCGGCCTTACGCCACCGTCTACCTACCAGGATTTGTGGCGGACCATTCTGGACGGCGGAGAATGGCACGGCGAATTCTGCAACCGCCGCAAGGATGGTTCCCTCTACTGGGAAAAATGCTCCATCGCGCCGGTGCGCAGCCCCACGGGGCTTCTCACCCATTTCGTGGCCCTGAAGGAAGACGTCACCGAGACCAAGCGGCTGCAGGAGGAACTCACCCGGCTGGCCAGCCAGGATTCCCTGACGGGTATCGCCAATCGCCGCCATTTCCTGGAGCGCGCCCATACCGAGATCATCCGGGCCGGACGGGCGAAGACCCCTCTGGCCGTGCTGATGCTCGACGTGGACCACTTCAAGAAGATCAACGACGAATACGGTCATGCCGCCGGGGACGCCGCCCTCAAGGCGCTGGCCGACACCTGCCGGTCGACCTTGCGCGAAACCGATCTGTTCGGACGTCTGGGCGGCGAGGAATTCGGCATCCTGTTTCCCGGCGACGATCTCAACGCCGCCACCGAGGCCGCCGAAAGGCTGCGCCTGGCCATCGCCGCCACCAAGATCACCATCGGCGGAGCCACGATCGCCATCACCGCCAGCCTGGGGCTGTCCTTGCTTCAAGACGGGGAAAAGTCCATCGACGCGGCGCTGAGCCGGGCCGATCAGGCCCTCTACGTCGCCAAGCAGGCCGGACGCAACCGGCTGGAAATCTCGGGTTAG
- a CDS encoding ATP-grasp domain-containing protein, whose translation MIPLTKTSSDWRRWTIAITGVNAKPDNPGPGLAVARCLRESLGFTGRLIGLGYEVLDPGLYHSGIFDAGYLIPYPSGGSEGQLERLMEIHEAERIDAVIPCLDAELSTFAHNAVALGAAGIRMMAPGLEQLRARSKDNLGELCRDLGIHTPETQKVSDAGFFERCRDEGWTYPLVVKGIYYDAVVAETPEDAKAAFHRIAAQWGYPVLVQQFVGGYEINLTAIGDGSGEMIGPVMMRKRALTDKGKAWAGISIDDDQLEAMGRTIMAGTKWRGGLEVEALRGDDGKLYLIEVNPRFPAWIYLSHGVGCNLPQALLRLMAGDRPTDLPRPRPGTLFIRYAEELIVPLEQFQAMMVEGVVAAPCNKNRVA comes from the coding sequence ATGATCCCCCTGACCAAGACCTCTTCCGACTGGCGCCGTTGGACCATCGCCATTACCGGCGTCAATGCCAAGCCCGACAATCCCGGACCGGGGCTGGCGGTGGCGCGCTGCCTGCGCGAGTCCTTAGGCTTTACAGGCCGCCTGATCGGCCTGGGCTACGAGGTCCTCGATCCCGGCCTTTATCATTCGGGGATCTTCGATGCGGGCTATCTCATCCCCTATCCTTCGGGGGGCAGCGAGGGCCAGCTTGAGCGGCTGATGGAAATCCACGAGGCCGAGCGCATCGACGCCGTCATTCCCTGCCTGGATGCCGAGTTGTCCACCTTCGCCCATAATGCGGTCGCCCTGGGCGCGGCGGGTATCCGCATGATGGCGCCGGGCTTGGAGCAATTGCGGGCGCGGTCCAAGGACAATCTGGGCGAGCTTTGCCGCGATCTCGGCATTCATACGCCAGAGACCCAAAAGGTCTCCGATGCCGGGTTCTTCGAGCGTTGCCGCGACGAGGGCTGGACCTATCCCCTGGTGGTCAAGGGCATCTATTACGACGCGGTGGTGGCCGAAACCCCGGAAGACGCCAAGGCCGCCTTTCACCGCATTGCCGCCCAATGGGGCTATCCCGTGCTGGTCCAGCAATTCGTCGGCGGCTACGAGATCAATCTCACCGCCATTGGCGACGGATCGGGCGAGATGATCGGTCCGGTGATGATGCGCAAACGCGCGCTGACCGATAAGGGCAAGGCCTGGGCTGGCATCTCCATCGATGACGACCAGCTGGAAGCCATGGGCCGCACCATCATGGCAGGCACCAAATGGCGCGGAGGGCTGGAAGTGGAGGCCCTGCGCGGCGATGACGGAAAGCTGTACCTGATCGAGGTCAATCCGCGCTTTCCCGCCTGGATCTATCTCAGTCACGGGGTCGGTTGCAATCTGCCCCAGGCCCTGCTGCGCCTGATGGCCGGAGACCGTCCCACCGACCTGCCCCGGCCGCGTCCCGGGACCTTGTTCATCCGCTATGCGGAGGAGCTGATCGTCCCGCTGGAGCAGTTCCAGGCCATGATGGTCGAGGGTGTGGTGGCCGCACCTTGCAACAAGAACCGCGTAGCTTGA
- a CDS encoding GNAT family N-acetyltransferase gives MTAPPFILRAPRPEDVAAYCGFLSDPDVHIWLEDRCQRPLSLPEIQAFVLGPAWCRWAIECDGAFVGLTGLEDYDPARGTARFFIVIGDRKLWGRGLGEAVIRRVLEHGFHGLGLRKIVSDFMAPNQGSRRIHERAGFREEGCARDDSWRRGGWVDRVYVAIFKDEFDAQSQGAPS, from the coding sequence ATGACGGCGCCGCCCTTCATCCTGCGCGCCCCCCGGCCCGAGGATGTGGCCGCCTATTGCGGCTTTCTGAGCGACCCGGATGTCCATATCTGGCTGGAGGACCGCTGCCAGCGGCCCCTGTCCCTGCCGGAAATCCAGGCCTTCGTCCTGGGGCCCGCCTGGTGCCGCTGGGCCATCGAATGCGATGGGGCCTTTGTCGGACTGACCGGTCTGGAAGACTACGACCCGGCGCGCGGCACCGCCCGCTTCTTCATCGTCATCGGCGACCGCAAGCTGTGGGGGCGAGGGCTGGGCGAGGCGGTGATCCGCCGCGTGCTGGAGCATGGCTTCCATGGCCTGGGCCTGCGCAAGATCGTTTCCGATTTCATGGCTCCCAATCAGGGGTCGCGGCGGATTCACGAGCGCGCGGGATTTCGGGAAGAAGGTTGCGCCCGCGATGATAGCTGGCGCCGGGGTGGATGGGTCGACCGGGTCTATGTGGCCATTTTCAAGGACGAGTTCGACGCCCAATCCCAAGGCGCGCCATCATGA